One genomic segment of Paenibacillus antri includes these proteins:
- a CDS encoding AraC family transcriptional regulator encodes MDTLFDLVPFDRDHALHMNRHRSDAPIKGYYHYHQGCELLYVSAGTGKIVVNRRTYEIEPGSLYWFQPFQLHAVRPDAAASTPYVRTVMSFDPVEVDRYAAAFPDLQRFFRSLWKRRLSEQRFDVSGRTPFLETILSAFEPKKDEGSEQSNMLLLLQVIACLRSELGGRVPLEGEGEERSLRYSESVMQWIELNFANDFALDALSESLHLSKNYVSRVFRQETGSSITDYLTARRIKEASRLLRSSDVPVERVGIEVGLPNASYFCHLFKRVVGVSPLQYRKRSQSNAQF; translated from the coding sequence ATGGACACCTTATTCGATCTCGTGCCGTTCGATCGAGATCATGCGCTCCATATGAACCGCCACCGTTCGGACGCGCCGATCAAAGGATATTATCATTACCATCAAGGCTGCGAGCTGCTGTACGTCAGCGCAGGAACCGGCAAGATCGTCGTCAACCGACGCACGTACGAGATCGAACCCGGAAGCTTATATTGGTTTCAGCCGTTCCAGCTTCATGCCGTTCGCCCGGACGCCGCCGCGTCGACGCCGTACGTCCGCACGGTCATGAGCTTCGATCCGGTCGAAGTCGATCGGTACGCCGCGGCGTTCCCGGACCTTCAACGGTTCTTCCGATCGTTATGGAAGCGGCGGTTGTCGGAACAGCGATTCGACGTATCGGGGCGCACCCCGTTCCTCGAGACGATTCTCTCCGCCTTCGAACCGAAGAAGGACGAGGGGAGCGAGCAGTCGAACATGCTGCTGCTGCTTCAGGTCATCGCCTGCTTGCGCAGCGAGCTCGGCGGGCGCGTGCCGCTCGAAGGCGAAGGCGAGGAGAGATCGCTGCGATATTCGGAAAGCGTGATGCAATGGATCGAGCTCAACTTCGCGAACGACTTCGCCTTGGACGCGTTGTCGGAATCGCTGCACCTCTCGAAGAACTACGTCTCCCGGGTCTTCCGTCAGGAAACCGGCAGCAGCATCACGGACTATTTGACGGCCCGGCGAATCAAAGAGGCTTCCAGACTGCTCCGATCGTCCGACGTTCCGGTAGAGCGGGTCGGCATCGAAGTCGGATTGCCGAACGCGTCGTACTTCTGCCATCTGTTCAAGCGAGTCGTCGGCGTCTCGCCGCTGCAGTACCGGAAGCGGTCGCAATCTAACGCGCAGTTCTAA
- a CDS encoding chromate transporter, which translates to MGNAYLQLGAAMCRTGILGYGGGPSIVPLIRYEAVTRYRWMSDEEFGEVLAIANALPGPIATKLAAYLGYRQKGALGALVGLLSHIVPTCVAMVVLYAFITFFSTSPVIRGMIAAVVPVVAVMLGVMAYEFGEKAVKGLGLPLGIGSFVLTFVLLQLVGLHPAIVIALFLGYGAFHHKLTQRWNARRLRKEEG; encoded by the coding sequence ATGGGCAACGCATACTTGCAGCTCGGCGCGGCGATGTGCCGAACGGGAATTTTGGGATACGGCGGCGGGCCTTCGATCGTGCCGTTGATCCGCTACGAAGCGGTGACGAGATACCGTTGGATGAGCGACGAGGAATTCGGGGAGGTGCTCGCGATCGCGAACGCGCTGCCGGGTCCGATCGCGACGAAGCTGGCCGCGTACTTGGGCTATCGGCAAAAAGGGGCGTTAGGCGCGCTCGTCGGGCTGCTGAGCCACATCGTGCCGACGTGCGTCGCGATGGTCGTCTTGTATGCCTTCATTACATTCTTCAGCACGTCGCCCGTCATACGGGGCATGATCGCCGCCGTCGTACCGGTCGTCGCCGTCATGCTCGGCGTCATGGCGTACGAATTCGGAGAGAAAGCGGTGAAAGGGCTCGGCCTCCCGCTCGGCATCGGGTCGTTCGTCTTGACGTTCGTCCTGCTGCAGCTCGTCGGGCTGCATCCGGCGATCGTCATCGCCCTCTTCCTCGGGTACGGCGCCTTCCATCATAAGCTAACGCAGCGCTGGAACGCTCGGCGTCTCCGGAAGGAGGAGGGCTGA
- a CDS encoding glycoside hydrolase family 88 protein: MNRETIADVMGRLEPKVDHMIDAIGKRSPHFADASGAYDDRKTDWWTSGFWPGILWLMYDVTGKEHYKEAAWPWDETLEYWLSHPTEDTHHDVGFQYLQTAVVKFMITGDSNAKRIGLNAANYLAGRYNPAGRFIRAWNGDKNGWAIIDCMMNVSLLFWASETTGDPRYKHIAMSHADTAARVFIREDGSANHIAVFDAETGEFREALGGQGYAAESAWSRGAAWALNGFANTYRRTGERRYLDTAKRVAHFFLSALPEDKVPYWDFRLPTLEGEPRDTSAAAIAASGLLEIADAVPAGERRLYLQGAHDILQSLTERYATWDRPEAQAILTGATGHKPAGQYVDGSLIYGDYYYIEAIAKLYGWERRVY; this comes from the coding sequence ATGAATCGGGAGACGATCGCGGACGTTATGGGGCGCCTCGAACCGAAGGTCGATCATATGATCGACGCCATCGGCAAGAGGTCTCCGCACTTCGCCGACGCTTCGGGCGCGTACGACGATCGGAAGACGGACTGGTGGACGTCGGGGTTTTGGCCCGGCATCTTATGGCTGATGTACGACGTGACGGGGAAGGAGCATTATAAGGAAGCCGCTTGGCCCTGGGACGAGACGCTCGAATATTGGCTGTCGCACCCGACCGAGGATACGCACCACGACGTCGGATTTCAATACTTGCAGACGGCCGTCGTCAAATTTATGATCACCGGCGACTCGAACGCGAAGCGTATCGGCCTGAACGCGGCCAATTACCTCGCGGGCCGCTACAACCCGGCGGGACGGTTCATCCGGGCTTGGAACGGGGACAAGAACGGCTGGGCGATCATCGATTGTATGATGAACGTCTCTCTCTTGTTCTGGGCGTCCGAGACGACCGGCGATCCGCGGTATAAGCATATCGCGATGTCGCATGCCGATACCGCCGCCCGCGTCTTCATTCGCGAGGACGGATCGGCGAATCATATCGCCGTCTTCGACGCGGAGACCGGCGAATTCCGCGAAGCGCTCGGCGGACAAGGCTACGCGGCCGAATCCGCCTGGAGCCGCGGCGCGGCCTGGGCGCTGAACGGCTTCGCCAATACGTACCGCCGTACGGGCGAACGCCGATACTTGGACACCGCGAAGCGCGTCGCCCACTTCTTCTTATCCGCCCTGCCGGAAGATAAGGTGCCGTATTGGGACTTCCGCCTGCCGACGCTCGAAGGGGAGCCGCGGGATACGTCCGCCGCGGCGATCGCCGCGTCCGGGCTGCTCGAAATCGCGGACGCGGTTCCGGCGGGCGAGAGACGCCTCTACTTGCAGGGCGCTCACGACATCCTGCAATCGCTGACGGAGCGTTATGCGACATGGGATCGGCCGGAAGCGCAAGCCATTCTCACCGGCGCGACCGGCCATAAGCCGGCGGGTCAATACGTCGACGGCTCGCTCATCTACGGCGATTATTATTACATCGAAGCGATCGCCAAGCTGTACGGCTGGGAGCGACGCGTCTATTAA
- a CDS encoding DMT family transporter — protein MGNKLGSYAALIAVAVIWGANFGVSRFAMETFDPALFTFLRFGLAVPCFFLLLKWKEGSVGLPFRALLHTFILGVFGVTLLEILVMYSIQYTTLANASLLNVAPWPIFAALLAPLVTKERMTSRLATGGAIAMIGVALVVLGGGGFDPSSKHMLGNAMALGVSFIGACYNLATMPLLRQYSALRVSTWTIFFGALLMTPFTFGSWGEVAWATLGAVEWTALAYNVLFCTVIAFVAWNASMFRVGATRSNFFRYAVPAAAVVAGYAMFDESISPFQIVGAVFMALGLVWIGSERKPSAPAVKTV, from the coding sequence GTGGGGAACAAGTTGGGATCATATGCGGCATTGATTGCCGTCGCCGTCATTTGGGGGGCGAATTTCGGGGTGTCGCGATTCGCGATGGAGACGTTCGACCCCGCGCTGTTTACGTTTTTGCGGTTCGGCCTCGCCGTGCCGTGCTTCTTCTTGCTCTTGAAGTGGAAGGAGGGCTCGGTCGGACTTCCGTTCCGCGCGCTGCTGCATACGTTCATCCTGGGCGTATTCGGCGTTACGCTATTAGAGATACTGGTGATGTATTCCATTCAATACACGACGCTCGCGAACGCCTCGCTGTTGAACGTCGCGCCTTGGCCGATCTTCGCGGCGCTGCTGGCGCCTCTCGTTACGAAGGAGCGGATGACGTCGCGTCTCGCGACGGGCGGCGCCATCGCGATGATCGGCGTCGCGCTCGTCGTCCTCGGCGGCGGCGGCTTCGACCCTTCCTCGAAGCATATGCTCGGCAACGCGATGGCGCTCGGCGTCAGCTTCATCGGCGCTTGTTATAACCTCGCGACGATGCCGCTGCTTAGGCAATACTCTGCGCTCCGGGTCAGCACATGGACGATTTTCTTCGGCGCGCTGCTCATGACGCCGTTCACGTTCGGCTCGTGGGGCGAGGTGGCGTGGGCAACGCTCGGCGCCGTCGAGTGGACCGCCCTAGCGTATAACGTGCTGTTCTGCACCGTGATCGCGTTCGTCGCATGGAACGCCAGCATGTTCCGCGTCGGCGCGACCCGGTCGAATTTCTTCCGATACGCGGTGCCCGCCGCGGCGGTCGTCGCGGGATACGCGATGTTCGACGAGAGCATCTCGCCGTTCCAAATCGTCGGCGCCGTATTCATGGCGTTGGGGCTCGTCTGGATCGGCTCCGAGCGGAAGCCGTCCGCGCCGGCCGTCAAGACGGTATAA
- a CDS encoding nitroreductase family protein, translating into MSQATTIQSSEFLTAVKHRRSYYGIGNKKVVSEERIQEIVGEAVLHTPSSFNSQSARVLVLFGQHHDKLWSITTETLRKIVPADQFDATQQRMNGFAAGYGTILFFEDESVVEGLQQKFPTYKDNFPLWSLQSNGMLQYVVWTALELEGLGCSLQHYNPLIDDEVRSAWNVPKEWKLIAQMPFGNPTQQPGDKSFEPLEKRMKVHQ; encoded by the coding sequence ATGTCGCAAGCGACGACCATTCAAAGCTCCGAATTTTTGACCGCCGTCAAGCATAGACGATCGTATTACGGGATCGGGAACAAGAAAGTCGTCTCGGAGGAGCGGATTCAAGAGATCGTCGGCGAGGCGGTCCTGCACACGCCGTCGTCGTTCAACTCGCAGAGCGCCCGGGTCTTGGTACTGTTCGGACAGCATCATGATAAGCTGTGGAGCATCACGACGGAGACGCTTCGCAAGATCGTGCCGGCGGATCAGTTCGATGCCACGCAGCAGCGAATGAACGGCTTCGCGGCGGGGTACGGCACGATTCTGTTCTTCGAGGACGAATCGGTCGTCGAAGGGCTGCAGCAGAAGTTCCCGACCTATAAGGACAACTTTCCGCTGTGGTCGCTGCAATCGAACGGGATGCTTCAATACGTCGTCTGGACGGCGCTCGAGCTGGAAGGGCTCGGCTGCTCCTTGCAGCATTACAATCCGTTGATCGACGACGAAGTGCGGTCCGCGTGGAACGTGCCGAAGGAGTGGAAGCTGATCGCGCAGATGCCGTTCGGCAATCCGACGCAGCAGCCGGGCGACAAGTCGTTCGAGCCGCTGGAGAAGCGGATGAAGGTGCATCAGTGA
- a CDS encoding VOC family protein, with protein sequence MASNRMDHVGIMVTNMDASIRFYTEVVGLRLKDRLTHTNGVIELAFLGYGREGETELELIQGYNDKLPAEGKVHHAAFAVDDVEAEFGRLQASEVRLIDTEITTLPNGYRYFFFYGPDGEWIEFFQRS encoded by the coding sequence ATGGCAAGCAATCGCATGGATCATGTCGGCATCATGGTAACGAATATGGACGCTTCGATTCGGTTTTACACGGAGGTCGTCGGTCTACGATTGAAGGACCGGTTGACGCATACGAACGGCGTCATCGAACTTGCCTTCCTCGGCTACGGCCGCGAGGGCGAAACCGAGCTCGAGCTCATTCAAGGCTACAACGACAAGCTGCCCGCCGAAGGCAAAGTGCATCACGCCGCGTTCGCCGTAGACGACGTCGAAGCGGAATTCGGCCGGCTTCAAGCGTCCGAGGTTCGGCTGATCGATACCGAAATCACGACGCTGCCGAACGGATACCGGTATTTCTTCTTCTACGGACCGGACGGCGAGTGGATCGAGTTTTTCCAACGCAGCTAA
- a CDS encoding DMT family transporter: MIYLVLASLSWSIVGVLVKIAGLQFDSYTITFARFSIGVVALAGVVYFSRHSLRPATFYKWIWIGAIGKSANYLFENVAITIGHAYGNMLVQPIQTIVLLVAGIFLFKERLTAKSWLSGAVVLGGVLLITLNGRSLGDAIAEQGWITALFALSGIGAALHFLSQKMLLDSMNDVSMNYSIFFWASFVSAVPLPFAADWQPSFVPGAWLSAAGLGLITGFSFLMLSKALRTVKFSVAVIVSNMAALFTVLWSGVFLREPITMYIVIGAFTVVAGMTMLNWPGKPKPSVEPS; encoded by the coding sequence ATGATTTATCTCGTTCTCGCTTCGTTGTCGTGGAGCATCGTCGGCGTCCTCGTGAAGATCGCCGGCCTGCAATTCGATTCCTATACGATTACGTTCGCCCGATTTTCGATCGGCGTCGTCGCGTTGGCCGGAGTCGTTTATTTTTCGCGTCATTCGCTTCGCCCCGCCACGTTTTATAAATGGATTTGGATCGGGGCGATCGGCAAGAGCGCCAATTACTTATTCGAGAACGTCGCGATAACGATCGGTCACGCGTACGGCAATATGCTCGTTCAGCCGATTCAGACGATCGTGCTGCTCGTCGCCGGCATATTCCTCTTCAAAGAAAGGCTGACAGCGAAGAGCTGGCTCTCCGGGGCCGTCGTCTTGGGGGGCGTCCTGCTGATCACGTTGAACGGCCGTTCGCTCGGGGACGCGATCGCAGAGCAGGGCTGGATCACGGCGTTGTTCGCGCTCTCGGGCATCGGCGCTGCGCTGCACTTCCTCAGTCAGAAGATGCTGCTCGATTCGATGAACGACGTATCGATGAACTACAGCATCTTCTTCTGGGCGTCGTTCGTCTCCGCGGTCCCGCTGCCGTTCGCGGCGGATTGGCAGCCGTCGTTCGTGCCTGGCGCATGGCTCAGCGCCGCGGGACTCGGCCTGATTACCGGCTTCAGCTTCCTGATGTTGTCCAAAGCGCTTCGGACGGTGAAGTTTTCCGTCGCGGTCATCGTTTCGAATATGGCCGCTTTATTTACGGTCTTATGGTCCGGCGTCTTTCTGCGAGAGCCGATTACAATGTACATCGTGATCGGCGCCTTCACGGTCGTCGCCGGCATGACGATGTTGAACTGGCCGGGCAAGCCGAAGCCGTCCGTCGAACCTTCCTGA
- the trhA gene encoding PAQR family membrane homeostasis protein TrhA: protein MVNTYVYSRREELVNAITHGLGAIFSLVALVLLVVFASLKGTAWHIVSYSIYGATMLILYTSSTLVHAFPEGKLKDLFETFDHSSIYLFIAGTYTPILLTLLRSPLGWTLFGVVWGMAVGGVVFKAFYTKRFVFFSTFGYIAMGWLIVFMWKPLVMAASPESIRLLVIGGLCYTLGSVFYVWRAFPHHHAVWHLFVLGGSVTHFAAILFMLP, encoded by the coding sequence ATGGTCAATACGTACGTCTATTCGCGAAGGGAAGAGCTCGTCAATGCGATCACGCACGGCCTCGGCGCGATCTTCAGCCTCGTCGCCCTCGTTCTGCTCGTCGTCTTCGCCAGCTTGAAGGGGACGGCGTGGCATATCGTCAGTTATTCGATCTATGGGGCGACGATGCTGATTTTGTATACGTCGTCGACGCTCGTGCATGCGTTCCCCGAGGGGAAGCTGAAGGATTTGTTCGAGACGTTCGATCATTCCTCGATCTATTTGTTTATCGCGGGAACGTACACCCCGATCTTGCTTACGCTGCTTCGAAGCCCGCTCGGCTGGACGCTGTTCGGCGTCGTGTGGGGGATGGCGGTGGGCGGCGTCGTGTTTAAGGCGTTCTATACGAAGCGGTTCGTGTTTTTCTCGACGTTCGGCTATATCGCGATGGGATGGTTGATCGTCTTTATGTGGAAGCCGCTCGTCATGGCCGCCAGCCCGGAGAGCATTCGGCTGCTCGTGATCGGCGGGTTATGTTATACGTTGGGATCCGTGTTTTACGTCTGGCGGGCGTTCCCGCATCATCATGCGGTTTGGCATCTGTTCGTGCTGGGCGGATCCGTCACCCATTTCGCGGCGATCCTGTTCATGCTGCCATAA
- a CDS encoding SulP family inorganic anion transporter gives MTKVSPLRTFLRDATAGAIVAVLLVPQSMAYAMLAGAPPEAGLYAAALPLLVYAALGTSKHLSVGPASIVSLLAFAGVGALTGPGSPSHASLLTALSLSVGALLLLFGVLRVGRWVDRVDRSVIHGFISAAGIVICIQQIGPLAGVSIPREERFMSLFPAIVRSLDGAHLLTAAVGLLCLAALYGLHKALPIAIGPLAALLVAAAATKRFGLHGLGVDIVGAVPAGLPDLRFALPSAGTALDLLPTALAISLIVCFESYAVAASIAAKAGYPLRANRELIALGAANVASSVVGSVPVAGAMSRSAVNYASGARTKLAGAISAAFATAAVLYATELLYFIPKAAMAAVIVFSVARLIDGASLVSRGERSPRAYTILLLTFAATLAVGVFEGLLIGIAASLVPTALRKKR, from the coding sequence GTGACCAAAGTATCGCCGCTTCGGACGTTCCTGCGGGACGCGACGGCCGGCGCGATCGTAGCCGTCCTGCTCGTGCCTCAGAGCATGGCGTATGCGATGCTCGCCGGCGCCCCGCCCGAGGCCGGATTATATGCGGCCGCCCTGCCGCTCCTGGTGTATGCCGCTCTCGGAACGTCCAAGCACTTATCGGTAGGTCCCGCTTCCATCGTGTCGCTCCTGGCGTTCGCCGGGGTCGGCGCGCTGACCGGCCCGGGTTCGCCCTCCCACGCCTCGCTGCTGACCGCGTTATCGCTGAGCGTCGGCGCCCTGCTGCTCCTGTTCGGCGTGCTCCGCGTCGGGCGCTGGGTCGATCGAGTCGACCGCTCCGTCATCCACGGCTTTATTTCCGCCGCCGGGATCGTCATCTGCATACAGCAGATCGGCCCGCTCGCCGGCGTGTCGATTCCCCGCGAGGAGCGGTTCATGTCGCTATTCCCGGCGATCGTTCGCTCGCTGGACGGCGCGCATCTCTTGACGGCCGCGGTCGGCCTGCTCTGTCTGGCGGCGTTATATGGGCTGCACAAGGCGCTTCCGATCGCGATCGGTCCGCTCGCCGCGCTTCTGGTCGCCGCCGCGGCGACGAAGCGGTTCGGTCTGCACGGCCTCGGCGTAGACATCGTCGGCGCCGTCCCTGCCGGCCTGCCCGACCTGCGCTTCGCTCTTCCTTCCGCCGGCACGGCGCTCGACCTGTTGCCCACGGCGCTCGCGATCTCGCTCATCGTCTGCTTCGAGTCGTACGCCGTGGCCGCGTCGATCGCCGCGAAAGCCGGCTATCCGCTGCGCGCGAATCGCGAGCTGATCGCGCTCGGCGCCGCGAACGTCGCGAGCTCCGTCGTCGGCTCGGTCCCGGTCGCCGGGGCGATGTCGCGCTCGGCCGTCAACTACGCGTCCGGCGCGCGAACGAAGCTGGCCGGCGCGATCTCGGCCGCGTTCGCGACGGCGGCGGTCCTCTATGCGACCGAGCTCCTCTACTTCATTCCGAAAGCCGCGATGGCGGCGGTGATCGTCTTCTCCGTCGCGCGCCTGATCGACGGCGCTTCGCTCGTATCGCGCGGCGAACGATCTCCCCGCGCGTATACGATCCTCTTGCTTACGTTCGCCGCGACGCTCGCCGTCGGCGTGTTCGAAGGGCTGTTGATCGGGATCGCCGCCTCTCTCGTGCCGACGGCCTTGCGAAAAAAACGTTGA
- a CDS encoding phosphonate ABC transporter ATP-binding protein codes for MLIVNNLVKSYGDTPVLKGVDLEVNRGDFVAIIGGSGSGKSTLLRCMVGKERPDGGDVVMNGVNLTQSNWWTRWEASKDWSVIGSTDQLNGRRTAFRNVVTGRFRQFSFWRQLIGGKPSEEEHVRAMDYLEQVGLLDKALQKVEKLSGGEKQRVLIARALSQGAKLIVADDPVVGLDPINAEKIMESFKELYRRETVTVVCALQNIEMAEKYASRIVGIADGRVALDIRARRLTAAERNKLL; via the coding sequence ATGCTCATCGTGAACAACTTGGTCAAAAGCTACGGCGACACGCCGGTGTTGAAGGGAGTCGATCTGGAGGTGAACCGCGGCGATTTCGTCGCGATCATCGGCGGCAGCGGCAGCGGGAAGAGCACGCTTCTTCGGTGCATGGTCGGCAAGGAACGTCCGGACGGGGGAGACGTCGTGATGAACGGGGTCAACCTGACGCAGAGCAACTGGTGGACGCGGTGGGAAGCCAGCAAGGATTGGTCGGTGATCGGCTCGACGGATCAGCTGAACGGGCGCCGGACGGCGTTCCGCAACGTGGTGACGGGGCGCTTCCGTCAGTTTTCCTTTTGGCGGCAGCTGATCGGAGGCAAGCCGTCCGAGGAGGAGCATGTTCGCGCGATGGACTATCTCGAGCAGGTCGGTCTGCTCGATAAGGCGCTCCAGAAGGTTGAGAAGCTGAGCGGCGGGGAGAAGCAGCGCGTGTTGATCGCGCGGGCGCTGTCGCAAGGGGCGAAGCTGATCGTCGCGGACGATCCCGTCGTAGGCCTCGATCCGATTAACGCGGAGAAGATCATGGAGAGCTTCAAGGAGCTGTACCGCCGCGAGACCGTGACCGTCGTCTGCGCGCTGCAGAACATCGAGATGGCCGAGAAGTACGCCTCCCGCATCGTCGGCATCGCGGACGGGCGCGTCGCGCTCGATATTCGGGCTCGTCGGCTGACGGCGGCGGAGCGCAATAAGTTGTTATAG
- a CDS encoding chromate transporter, whose product MSEWWELFLAFFLANVFGYGGGPASIPLMYQEVVPNHGWLTSAEFTNVLALGNSLPGPIATKIASYVGYDVSGWVGVIVAVTATVLPSAVALIVLLRLLQRYKQSPAVKGMTLLVQPVIAVMMLIVTWESSVESVLAIGLLQFAGIAAVAFYLMQRRKIHPAFVILGAFVYGGVFLS is encoded by the coding sequence ATGTCGGAATGGTGGGAGTTATTCCTCGCGTTTTTCCTGGCGAACGTGTTCGGTTACGGCGGCGGTCCGGCCTCCATCCCGCTCATGTATCAAGAGGTCGTGCCGAACCACGGCTGGCTGACGAGCGCCGAATTTACGAACGTGCTCGCGCTCGGCAACTCGCTGCCCGGTCCGATCGCCACGAAGATCGCATCGTACGTCGGGTACGACGTATCCGGCTGGGTCGGCGTCATCGTCGCGGTGACCGCGACCGTCCTGCCGTCCGCGGTCGCGCTCATCGTCCTGCTTCGCCTGCTTCAACGCTATAAGCAATCGCCGGCCGTGAAAGGCATGACGTTATTGGTTCAGCCGGTCATCGCCGTCATGATGCTGATCGTCACGTGGGAGAGCTCGGTCGAATCCGTCCTCGCCATCGGCCTGCTGCAATTCGCGGGCATCGCCGCGGTCGCCTTCTACTTGATGCAGCGGCGCAAGATTCACCCGGCGTTCGTCATCCTCGGCGCGTTCGTTTACGGCGGCGTGTTTCTATCGTAA
- a CDS encoding Lrp/AsnC family transcriptional regulator, with product MDPTIDEIDRKLISLLSQDGRASYTDLAKEVGLSRVAVQTRLNALTENGVIERFACILNPERLGLTVSAFFNVDVEPRHLMAIADRLAEEPEVTSLYHMSGPSKLHMHGLFASHREMETFLQRKLYPLEGVVSVDCQVLIKRYKSRMGIRL from the coding sequence ATGGACCCGACGATTGACGAGATCGATCGCAAGCTGATTTCCCTTCTTTCGCAGGATGGAAGGGCCTCCTACACCGACCTGGCGAAAGAGGTCGGACTGTCCCGCGTAGCGGTGCAAACCCGGTTGAACGCATTGACGGAGAACGGCGTCATCGAGCGCTTCGCCTGCATCCTCAACCCTGAACGCCTGGGCTTAACCGTCTCCGCCTTCTTCAACGTCGACGTCGAGCCGCGGCATCTGATGGCGATCGCGGATCGACTGGCCGAAGAACCGGAGGTAACGAGCCTGTACCATATGTCGGGGCCGAGCAAGCTGCACATGCACGGACTGTTCGCCTCGCATCGGGAGATGGAGACGTTCCTGCAGCGTAAGCTGTACCCGCTGGAAGGCGTCGTCAGCGTCGACTGCCAAGTGTTGATCAAGCGTTATAAGAGCCGCATGGGAATTCGTCTGTAA
- a CDS encoding amidase family protein, protein MIDFEETTILEMQRGMENGSFRAKELTLYYMERISELDKNGPRLNAVLEWNPDALAIAEAMDREREVRGARGPLHGIPVLLKDNIETADRLHTSAGAMALADSYAAKDAFVVRRLRQAGAIVLGKANMSEMAKFVSESMPNAYSSRGGIVRNPYGPGEFDVGGSSCGSAVAVAANLTTVSLGTETLGSIINPAVENSIVGLDPTIGLVSRTGLIPLAPTHDTIGPMTRTVADAAVVLSAIAGFDEEDVSTRMGMGHALDDYLPCLDEGGLRGARIGIPKDADYPDLEREDRRLLERELETLRRLGADLVEIDDLNKLQRQKWDVTVLMYEFKPAFNHYLSLLGPHVPIHSLKDLIAYNRLHNPGVALYGQQLLLAAERTSGTLTEAEYIRAKLRDLRLSQREGIDAFIDRYRLDAILSPGHTGVAAPAKAGYPSITVPAGYHDSGKPFGLTWTSGAFTEPKLLSFAYAYEQATKHRKSPAFNIKG, encoded by the coding sequence TTGATCGATTTCGAGGAAACGACGATTCTCGAGATGCAGCGAGGAATGGAGAACGGATCGTTCCGAGCGAAGGAACTGACGCTGTATTACATGGAGAGAATCTCCGAGCTCGATAAGAACGGTCCGCGGCTCAACGCCGTGCTGGAATGGAATCCCGATGCGCTCGCGATCGCGGAAGCGATGGATCGGGAACGGGAGGTTCGCGGAGCCCGCGGCCCGCTGCATGGAATTCCGGTCCTGCTTAAGGACAATATCGAAACCGCGGACCGGCTGCACACGAGCGCCGGCGCGATGGCGCTCGCGGACTCGTACGCGGCGAAAGACGCCTTCGTCGTAAGGCGTCTGCGGCAAGCGGGCGCCATCGTGCTTGGCAAAGCAAATATGAGCGAGATGGCGAAGTTCGTATCGGAATCGATGCCGAACGCTTACAGCTCCCGAGGCGGCATCGTGCGCAATCCGTACGGACCGGGCGAGTTCGACGTCGGCGGGTCCAGCTGCGGATCGGCCGTCGCGGTAGCCGCCAACCTGACGACGGTGTCGCTCGGAACGGAGACGCTCGGCTCGATCATCAATCCCGCAGTGGAAAATTCGATCGTCGGCCTCGATCCCACGATCGGACTCGTCAGCCGGACCGGCTTGATTCCGCTCGCGCCGACCCACGATACGATCGGACCGATGACGAGAACCGTAGCCGACGCCGCGGTCGTGCTGAGCGCGATCGCCGGGTTCGACGAGGAGGACGTCTCCACGCGAATGGGCATGGGCCACGCGCTGGACGACTACCTGCCCTGCTTGGACGAAGGGGGACTGCGAGGGGCTCGCATCGGCATTCCCAAAGACGCCGACTACCCCGATCTCGAGCGGGAGGATCGCCGCCTGCTGGAGCGCGAGCTCGAGACGCTGCGGCGGCTCGGAGCGGACCTCGTGGAGATCGACGACCTGAACAAGCTGCAGCGGCAAAAATGGGATGTAACCGTCTTAATGTACGAATTCAAACCGGCGTTCAACCATTACCTCAGTCTGCTCGGCCCCCACGTTCCGATCCACTCCCTTAAGGACTTGATCGCGTACAACCGGCTCCATAATCCCGGCGTCGCGTTGTACGGTCAGCAGCTGCTGTTGGCCGCGGAGCGGACGAGCGGCACGCTGACGGAGGCGGAGTATATTCGGGCCAAGCTGCGCGACCTGCGCCTCTCTCAGCGCGAAGGGATCGACGCCTTCATCGACCGGTACCGGTTGGACGCGATTCTCTCCCCCGGTCATACGGGCGTCGCCGCTCCGGCGAAGGCGGGATATCCGTCCATCACCGTGCCCGCCGGATACCACGATTCCGGCAAGCCGTTCGGGCTGACGTGGACGAGCGGAGCGTTTACCGAACCGAAATTATTGTCGTTCGCATACGCTTACGAACAAGCGACGAAGCATCGGAAATCGCCGGCGTTCAATATCAAAGGATAG